In the Streptomyces sp. f51 genome, one interval contains:
- a CDS encoding GNAT family N-acetyltransferase, with protein MTVIVRELRHDDPADTAGFARIRQQALPFILFTPESIAYDLERTHPDAHYQPLLAEEDGEPIGTAQVSLVYDSPDPGQASLNIYVRPDRKGRGAGSLLARAAEERLAALGATRLHSWVLDEPGCRAFAEKRGYRASRSAHFLRLDLEHGTLPPLQPPPDGVELRSGADFADDPRPLFRLDAETLRDEPSDIDREFTDYDAWLTETWHHPLLSHELTSVALVDGRPAAFSAARTDGGTRYATVMTGTGRAFRGRGLAKLAKNHSLHRARAAGFTEALTGNDAGNGPMLAINAWFGYEIRATEVQYVRDLG; from the coding sequence ATGACCGTGATCGTTCGCGAACTGCGGCACGACGACCCGGCCGACACGGCGGGGTTCGCGCGCATTCGTCAACAGGCCCTCCCGTTCATCCTCTTCACCCCGGAGTCCATCGCGTACGACCTGGAGCGGACCCATCCCGACGCCCACTATCAGCCGTTGCTGGCCGAGGAGGACGGGGAGCCGATCGGCACCGCGCAGGTGAGCCTCGTGTACGACAGCCCGGACCCCGGTCAGGCAAGCCTCAACATCTACGTGCGCCCTGACCGCAAGGGACGCGGCGCCGGTTCGCTGCTGGCCCGCGCCGCGGAGGAGAGGCTGGCCGCCCTCGGCGCGACCCGGCTGCACAGCTGGGTGCTGGACGAACCCGGCTGCCGCGCCTTCGCCGAGAAGCGGGGCTACCGCGCCTCCCGCTCGGCGCACTTCCTCCGTCTCGACCTGGAGCACGGCACCCTGCCACCCCTTCAGCCCCCGCCGGACGGCGTGGAGCTGCGCAGCGGAGCCGACTTCGCGGACGACCCCCGGCCGCTGTTCAGGCTCGACGCCGAGACGCTCCGCGACGAACCGAGCGACATCGACCGCGAGTTCACGGACTACGACGCCTGGCTGACGGAGACCTGGCACCACCCCCTCCTGAGCCACGAGCTCACGTCCGTGGCACTCGTGGACGGCCGCCCGGCGGCGTTCAGCGCGGCCCGCACCGACGGCGGTACCCGCTACGCCACCGTCATGACGGGCACCGGCCGCGCCTTCCGGGGCCGCGGTCTGGCCAAGCTCGCCAAGAACCACTCCCTGCACCGGGCCCGCGCGGCCGGGTTCACGGAAGCACTCACCGGCAACGACGCCGGCAACGGACCGATGCTGGCGATCAACGCCTGGTTCGGCTACGAAATCCGCGCAACGGAGGTGCAGTATGTCCGTGACCTCGGCTGA
- a CDS encoding GNAT family N-acetyltransferase — translation MGPVSGGAVEGFGVRGAVAADVPAVKAVIDAAFQPYVERIGLVPVPMEADHAANVAAGRVFVTGEPVLGLVVVEERPDHLYLDIIAVRPEAHGRGIGGLLLRFVDAHARALGLDEIRLYTNAMMWENQKIYPRYGYETTDRRMNGPYDRIHYRKRLV, via the coding sequence ATGGGCCCGGTGTCCGGAGGGGCCGTCGAGGGGTTTGGGGTGCGGGGGGCCGTTGCTGCTGATGTGCCTGCCGTGAAAGCCGTGATCGATGCCGCGTTCCAGCCCTATGTGGAGCGCATCGGGCTCGTGCCGGTGCCCATGGAGGCGGACCACGCGGCGAACGTGGCGGCGGGGCGGGTGTTCGTCACGGGGGAGCCGGTCCTCGGGCTCGTGGTCGTCGAGGAGCGCCCCGACCATCTGTACCTCGACATCATCGCGGTCCGGCCCGAGGCGCACGGCCGGGGCATCGGCGGGCTGCTGCTGCGCTTCGTGGACGCGCACGCGCGGGCGCTCGGGCTGGACGAGATCAGGCTCTACACCAACGCGATGATGTGGGAGAACCAGAAGATCTACCCGCGGTACGGGTACGAGACGACCGACCGGCGCATGAACGGGCCCTACGACCGGATCCACTACCGCAAGCGACTGGTCTGA
- a CDS encoding alpha/beta fold hydrolase, with protein MLPWKRVLRPLAALLLTATVAIVPAAAAQADSAPSSGWNNYSCKPSATHPRPVVLVHGTFGNSVDNWLALAPYLTSRGYCVFSLDYGQLPGVPLFNGLGPIDASAAQLQVFVDKVLAATGAAKVDLVGHSQGGMMPRYYLKFLGGAAKVNALVGIAPDNHGTNLNGLTNLLPYFPGAKDLLSAATPGLADQIVGSAFLTKLNAGGDTVPGVHYTVIATKYDEVVTPYQSEFLSGSDVHNVLLQNLCSLDLSEHVAIGILDRIAYHEVANALDPAHASTTTCASVFS; from the coding sequence ATGCTGCCCTGGAAGCGAGTGCTCAGACCCCTGGCCGCGCTGCTCCTGACCGCCACGGTCGCGATCGTCCCCGCCGCCGCAGCACAAGCTGATTCCGCCCCCAGCAGTGGCTGGAACAACTACTCCTGCAAGCCCTCCGCCACACACCCGCGTCCCGTCGTGCTCGTCCACGGCACCTTCGGGAACTCCGTCGACAACTGGCTGGCCCTCGCCCCCTACCTGACCAGCCGCGGGTACTGCGTCTTCTCCCTCGACTACGGGCAACTGCCCGGCGTCCCGCTCTTCAACGGCCTCGGCCCGATCGACGCCTCGGCCGCGCAGCTCCAGGTCTTCGTCGACAAGGTGCTCGCCGCGACCGGCGCCGCCAAGGTCGACCTGGTGGGTCACTCGCAGGGCGGCATGATGCCCCGCTACTACCTCAAGTTCCTCGGTGGAGCGGCCAAGGTGAACGCCCTCGTCGGCATCGCCCCCGACAACCACGGCACGAACCTCAACGGGCTCACCAACCTGCTCCCGTACTTCCCCGGGGCCAAGGACCTGCTGTCCGCGGCGACCCCCGGACTCGCGGACCAGATCGTCGGCTCCGCGTTCCTGACCAAGCTCAACGCGGGCGGCGACACCGTGCCCGGCGTCCACTACACGGTCATCGCCACCAAGTACGACGAGGTGGTCACCCCGTACCAGTCCGAGTTCCTGAGCGGATCCGACGTCCACAACGTCCTGTTGCAGAACCTGTGCTCCCTGGACCTGTCCGAGCACGTGGCCATCGGGATCCTCGACCGGATCGCGTACCACGAGGTGGCGAACGCGCTCGACCCGGCGCACGCGTCCACCACCACCTGCGCGTCCGTGTTCAGCTGA
- a CDS encoding SGNH/GDSL hydrolase family protein, protein MRRPRFSAYVTSLLLAAGLALTGAAAAQAQTAAATGYVALGDSYSSGVGAGSYISSSGSCDRSTKAYPYLWNAAHSPSSFNFTACSGARTGDVTANQLGPLSSSTGLVSITIGGNDAGFSDVMTTCVLQSESTCLSRIATAKAYVDSTLPGNLDSVYSAISAKAPAAHVVVLGYPRFYKLNGSCLTGLSDTERSAINGAADYLDSAIAARAAAHGFTFADVRGTFTGHEICSGDAWLHSLNWLNIGESYHPTAAGHSGGYLPAFSGAV, encoded by the coding sequence ATGAGACGTCCCAGATTTTCGGCATACGTGACCTCACTCCTCCTGGCCGCCGGCCTCGCCCTCACCGGGGCGGCGGCGGCTCAGGCGCAGACAGCGGCGGCCACCGGCTATGTGGCCCTCGGCGACTCCTATTCCTCCGGTGTCGGCGCGGGCAGCTACATCAGCTCCAGCGGCTCCTGCGACCGCAGCACGAAGGCGTACCCCTATCTCTGGAACGCCGCCCATTCACCCTCGTCGTTCAACTTCACCGCCTGCTCGGGCGCTCGTACGGGTGATGTCACGGCGAACCAGCTCGGCCCGCTCAGCTCCTCCACGGGCCTGGTCTCCATCACCATCGGCGGCAACGACGCCGGGTTCTCCGACGTCATGACGACCTGCGTCCTCCAGTCCGAGAGCACCTGCCTCTCACGCATCGCCACGGCGAAGGCGTACGTCGACTCCACGCTCCCCGGCAACCTCGACTCGGTCTACTCCGCGATCAGCGCCAAGGCCCCGGCCGCCCATGTGGTCGTCCTCGGCTACCCCCGCTTCTACAAGCTCAACGGCAGCTGCCTGACCGGGCTTTCGGACACCGAAAGGTCCGCCATCAACGGCGCCGCCGACTATCTCGACAGCGCGATCGCCGCCCGTGCCGCCGCCCACGGCTTCACGTTCGCCGATGTGCGCGGCACCTTCACCGGCCACGAGATCTGCTCCGGTGACGCCTGGCTGCACAGCCTGAACTGGCTGAACATCGGCGAGTCGTACCACCCGACCGCGGCCGGCCACTCCGGCGGCTACCTGCCGGCCTTCTCCGGAGCCGTCTGA
- a CDS encoding nickel transporter, whose amino-acid sequence MRAPRVLALCGTVLTAACALVLGPTGPASAHPLGNFTVNRYDGLVAAPGQLRVDHVEDLAEIPATQAEPDIKRLGMSEWARQRCATAAHGSEVTVDGRAVTLAAGASRAQLRPGQAGLHTLRVECRLTAPLSRKGAVTVRFHSAGTDHGPGWREITARGDRMTLTSSDVPRKSVSSELTRYPKALLSSPSDTATASLRIRPGGPALVEEHRAAPAASVLPRGADRWTQYLNDLVARHHLTFGFASLALVIAVGLGALHALAPGHGKTLMAATAAARGGRARFKDVLPLAASVTVTHTLGVVALGLLVTAGSAAAPSVIAWLGVSSGVLVTGAGVTLLRRAWRNRPSAHGHEHDHDHSHGDDHGHGHAHGYEHGHGHPQDASHPHDHVHASAHGHDHAHEHGPDRAPAHDHTHDHGPGDPHDHEHPPALPHTHDHEHEHDHGHDHQHDHEHVHADSARPLVLAHATASVLTTAPTATATATRPHTHDHPHPHPHPHPHPHDHSHTHEGHDQGHGQGREHDQGHGHDHRRGRAPHSPTLEHTHGGFTHTHEIAPTVRGTILLGFAGGLVPSPSAVVVLVGASALGQAWFGLLLVLAYGVGLALTLTAAGFAVVKLGSGVNRALAGRRQWAEGRLVLLVRRTAPLGSALIVVALGAGLVLKGAASVVG is encoded by the coding sequence GTGAGGGCGCCCAGGGTCCTCGCGCTCTGCGGCACGGTCCTGACCGCGGCCTGCGCGCTCGTGCTGGGCCCGACGGGGCCGGCGAGCGCGCATCCGCTGGGCAACTTCACCGTCAACCGCTACGACGGTCTCGTCGCCGCACCCGGGCAGTTGCGCGTCGACCACGTCGAGGACCTGGCCGAGATCCCCGCCACCCAGGCCGAGCCGGACATCAAGCGGCTCGGCATGTCCGAGTGGGCCCGGCAGCGGTGCGCGACCGCCGCGCACGGCAGCGAGGTCACGGTGGACGGGCGGGCGGTGACGCTCGCGGCGGGCGCGAGCCGGGCCCAGCTGCGGCCGGGGCAGGCGGGACTCCACACGCTGCGCGTGGAGTGCCGGCTGACGGCACCGCTGTCCCGGAAGGGCGCGGTGACCGTGCGCTTCCACAGCGCGGGCACCGACCACGGCCCCGGCTGGCGCGAGATCACCGCCCGCGGCGACCGGATGACCCTCACCTCCTCGGACGTACCGCGGAAGTCCGTGTCGTCGGAACTGACCCGGTACCCCAAGGCGCTGCTCTCCTCGCCCTCCGACACCGCGACCGCCTCGCTTCGGATCCGCCCCGGCGGCCCGGCCCTCGTCGAGGAGCACCGTGCGGCTCCGGCCGCCTCCGTGCTCCCGCGCGGCGCCGACCGCTGGACGCAGTACCTGAACGACCTGGTGGCCCGGCACCACCTGACCTTCGGCTTCGCCTCGCTGGCCCTGGTCATCGCCGTCGGCCTGGGTGCCCTGCACGCGCTCGCGCCCGGCCACGGCAAGACGCTGATGGCGGCGACGGCGGCCGCGCGCGGGGGCCGGGCCCGGTTCAAGGACGTGCTGCCCCTGGCCGCGTCGGTCACGGTCACCCACACCCTCGGGGTCGTGGCCCTCGGCCTGCTGGTCACGGCGGGCTCGGCGGCGGCCCCGTCCGTGATCGCCTGGCTGGGCGTGTCCAGCGGCGTCCTCGTCACCGGGGCGGGTGTCACCCTCCTGCGCCGGGCCTGGCGCAACCGGCCCTCCGCCCATGGGCACGAGCACGACCACGACCACAGTCATGGGGACGACCACGGGCACGGTCATGCGCATGGGTACGAGCACGGGCACGGACACCCGCAGGACGCGAGCCACCCGCACGACCACGTCCACGCCTCGGCTCACGGACACGACCACGCGCACGAGCACGGCCCGGACCGGGCCCCGGCGCACGACCACACCCACGACCACGGACCGGGCGACCCCCACGACCACGAACACCCGCCCGCCCTCCCCCACACACACGACCACGAGCACGAGCACGACCACGGTCACGACCATCAGCACGACCACGAGCACGTCCACGCGGACTCGGCGCGCCCCCTGGTACTGGCCCACGCCACCGCGTCCGTCCTGACCACCGCCCCCACAGCGACGGCGACGGCAACCCGGCCCCACACCCACGACCACCCGCACCCGCACCCGCACCCGCACCCGCACCCGCACGACCACAGCCACACGCACGAAGGCCACGACCAGGGCCACGGGCAGGGCCGCGAACACGACCAGGGCCACGGGCACGACCATCGCCGGGGCCGCGCCCCCCACTCCCCCACCCTCGAACACACCCACGGCGGCTTCACCCACACCCACGAGATCGCCCCCACCGTCCGCGGAACGATCCTGCTCGGCTTCGCCGGCGGGCTCGTGCCCAGTCCGTCGGCGGTCGTCGTGCTCGTGGGCGCCTCGGCGCTCGGACAGGCATGGTTCGGTCTCCTTCTCGTGCTCGCGTACGGCGTCGGGCTCGCCCTGACCCTGACCGCGGCCGGCTTCGCCGTCGTCAAGCTCGGCAGCGGCGTCAACCGCGCCCTGGCCGGACGCCGGCAGTGGGCCGAGGGGCGTCTCGTGCTCCTCGTCCGCAGGACCGCACCCCTCGGATCGGCGCTGATCGTCGTGGCACTCGGGGCCGGATTGGTGCTCAAGGGGGCGGCATCCGTCGTCGGCTGA
- a CDS encoding serine/threonine-protein kinase, whose product MSEDPGSERVIAGRYRLLSPLGEGGMGTVWRARDEVLQREVAVKEVRAPAGLPDSEVERMYARLEREAWAAARISHRNVVTVYDVATEDGRPWIVMELVRGIALSDLLDAEGPLDPRRAAQIGAEVLAALRAAHEAGVLHRDVKPGNVLMSNDGRVVLTDFGIATVEGSSALTMTGEVIGSPEFLAPERALGRTPGPESDLWSLGVLLYAAVEGNSPFRQPTPLSTLRAIVDEPLPAPRRAGPLGPVIEGLLAKDPAERTSAEAAERELRVVAAGGTAPTRPLGAVARSSEAPTIGAFGPPASSSPTPPQGFGPAPATVPSAPPAAGPDRNRRAAVALIAGLVALALALGGLTYALLDQHKGNSGNTGRGSSSGGTGTTDGGTASGNRTSDSATAGATGGRSPSSSAPGSGSSTSAPPAQSVRVTVEGHNTHYTGSCPPSSAQAPSFTVTFTVGRVPVDVAYRWVTQTGEVTDPSWKTLSFPAGGGRTQQRTVVATTYDTSGEFANSIGVEVRSPVRVTSNSVPFVITCTTETPTDGASASVSASP is encoded by the coding sequence GTGTCCGAAGATCCGGGCAGTGAACGTGTGATCGCGGGGCGCTACCGTCTGCTCTCACCCTTGGGCGAGGGCGGAATGGGCACGGTGTGGCGCGCCCGCGACGAGGTGCTGCAACGCGAGGTCGCCGTGAAGGAGGTCCGCGCCCCGGCCGGGCTTCCCGATTCCGAGGTCGAGCGGATGTACGCGCGCCTGGAGCGGGAGGCCTGGGCGGCAGCCCGTATCTCCCACCGCAACGTGGTCACGGTGTACGACGTGGCCACCGAGGACGGCCGGCCCTGGATCGTGATGGAGCTGGTCCGCGGCATCGCGCTCTCCGATCTTCTGGACGCCGAGGGGCCGCTCGATCCGCGGCGTGCCGCCCAGATCGGCGCCGAGGTGCTCGCCGCGCTGCGCGCCGCGCACGAGGCGGGGGTCCTGCACCGGGACGTCAAACCGGGCAACGTCCTGATGTCGAATGACGGACGGGTCGTCCTGACCGACTTCGGCATCGCGACGGTCGAGGGCAGCTCCGCCCTGACCATGACGGGCGAGGTCATCGGTTCCCCCGAATTCCTCGCGCCGGAGCGGGCGTTGGGGCGCACCCCCGGGCCCGAGTCGGATCTGTGGTCGCTCGGGGTGCTCCTGTACGCGGCGGTCGAGGGCAACTCGCCCTTCCGGCAGCCCACTCCGCTGAGCACCCTGAGGGCCATCGTCGACGAACCGCTGCCGGCACCCCGCCGAGCGGGCCCGCTCGGCCCGGTGATCGAGGGGCTGCTCGCCAAGGACCCGGCCGAGCGGACGAGCGCCGAGGCGGCCGAGCGGGAGCTGCGCGTGGTCGCGGCGGGCGGTACGGCGCCGACGCGTCCCCTGGGTGCCGTCGCCCGCTCGTCCGAGGCGCCGACGATCGGCGCGTTCGGCCCGCCCGCGTCGTCCTCCCCGACGCCGCCGCAGGGGTTCGGACCGGCTCCCGCGACCGTGCCCTCGGCCCCTCCGGCGGCGGGGCCCGACCGCAACCGCCGGGCTGCCGTCGCCCTGATCGCGGGCCTGGTCGCGCTGGCACTCGCCCTCGGCGGGCTGACGTACGCCCTGCTCGACCAGCACAAGGGGAATTCCGGGAACACCGGTCGGGGAAGCAGCAGCGGGGGCACCGGCACCACCGACGGGGGCACGGCTTCAGGGAACCGGACGAGCGACAGCGCCACGGCCGGGGCGACCGGCGGCCGGAGCCCCTCAAGCAGCGCTCCCGGGAGCGGGAGTTCGACCTCCGCTCCGCCCGCGCAGTCCGTCCGGGTGACGGTCGAGGGCCACAACACCCACTACACGGGCAGCTGTCCGCCGTCGAGCGCGCAGGCTCCCTCGTTCACGGTGACGTTCACGGTGGGCCGTGTTCCGGTGGACGTCGCGTACCGCTGGGTGACGCAGACCGGCGAGGTGACCGATCCGAGCTGGAAGACGCTGTCGTTCCCCGCGGGCGGCGGCAGGACCCAGCAGAGGACGGTGGTGGCGACGACGTACGACACGAGCGGGGAGTTCGCCAACTCGATCGGCGTGGAGGTGCGCAGTCCGGTGCGCGTGACCTCGAACTCCGTTCCGTTCGTCATCACGTGTACGACGGAGACCCCGACGGACGGGGCCTCCGCATCCGTGTCCGCATCCCCCTGA
- a CDS encoding lytic polysaccharide monooxygenase codes for MSARRKAAGVAVLGVAPLALSALAAVPASAHGSMGDPVSRVSQCYAEGPENPRSAACKAAVAAGGTQALYDWNGIRIGDANGRHQQLIPDGKLCSAGNAEFKGLDLARSDWPATRVSSGPYTFRYRVTAPHKGTFKVYMTKQGYDPSRPLAWGDLDLARPVATATDPTASGGFYTFSGTLPERSGKQLLYAVWQRWDSPEAFYSCSDVAFGGAGGGKGSGSGGGSAPAPSASAPSERQIEDGNGKSTVHHDHGNGHEDAGASAEPAAGSDAAEADAAGNTASGEPAGETRDTTDSAGSADSAQSRPEAAGSPRSLAETGGDSSTSYVAIGGAAALALGAAALFASVRRRATPGSRRGHGHGR; via the coding sequence ATGTCCGCACGCCGCAAGGCCGCCGGCGTCGCCGTCCTCGGTGTCGCACCGCTCGCCCTGTCCGCGCTGGCCGCGGTGCCGGCCTCGGCGCACGGTTCGATGGGGGACCCGGTGAGCCGGGTGTCCCAGTGCTACGCGGAGGGCCCGGAGAACCCGAGGTCGGCCGCGTGCAAGGCGGCCGTCGCGGCGGGCGGAACGCAGGCGCTGTACGACTGGAACGGCATCCGCATCGGCGACGCGAACGGGCGGCACCAACAGCTGATCCCGGACGGCAAGCTGTGCAGCGCCGGCAACGCCGAGTTCAAGGGGCTCGACCTGGCGCGCTCCGACTGGCCCGCGACGCGCGTGAGCAGTGGCCCGTACACCTTCAGGTACCGGGTCACCGCGCCCCACAAGGGCACGTTCAAGGTCTACATGACCAAGCAGGGCTACGACCCGTCGCGACCGCTGGCCTGGGGCGATCTCGACCTGGCGCGTCCGGTCGCGACGGCCACCGACCCGACGGCCTCGGGCGGCTTCTACACGTTCTCCGGCACACTCCCGGAGCGCTCGGGCAAGCAGCTCCTGTACGCGGTCTGGCAGCGCTGGGACAGCCCGGAGGCCTTCTACTCCTGCTCCGACGTGGCGTTCGGGGGCGCGGGCGGCGGCAAGGGCTCGGGCTCGGGCGGCGGCAGCGCTCCCGCGCCGAGCGCCTCGGCTCCGTCGGAGAGGCAGATCGAGGACGGCAACGGCAAGTCGACCGTGCACCACGATCACGGCAACGGTCACGAGGACGCCGGCGCCTCCGCGGAGCCTGCCGCGGGTTCGGACGCGGCCGAGGCCGATGCGGCCGGGAACACCGCGTCGGGCGAACCGGCCGGGGAGACCCGGGACACCACCGATTCCGCCGGGTCCGCGGACTCCGCGCAGAGCCGGCCGGAGGCCGCCGGTTCGCCCCGGAGCCTCGCCGAGACCGGCGGCGACTCCTCCACCTCGTACGTCGCGATCGGCGGTGCCGCCGCGCTCGCGCTCGGTGCCGCGGCGCTGTTCGCCTCGGTGCGGCGACGCGCGACACCGGGCAGCCGTCGCGGACACGGACACGGGCGCTAG
- a CDS encoding GntR family transcriptional regulator, translating into MTLKIRIAEGAAPYEQVRAQISEQARSGELPVGYKLPTVRGLAESLGLAANTVAKAYRALESDGVIETRGRNGTFVAAAGDAAAREAASAAQAYAERVHRLGLTEATALAAVRDALRAAYEAA; encoded by the coding sequence GTGACCCTGAAGATCCGCATCGCAGAGGGGGCCGCGCCGTACGAACAGGTGCGCGCCCAGATTTCCGAGCAGGCCCGGTCCGGCGAGCTGCCGGTCGGCTACAAGCTGCCGACGGTACGGGGGCTGGCCGAGTCGCTGGGCCTCGCGGCCAACACCGTCGCCAAGGCCTACCGTGCCCTTGAGTCGGACGGGGTGATCGAGACGCGGGGCCGCAACGGCACGTTCGTGGCGGCCGCCGGGGACGCGGCGGCGCGCGAGGCGGCGTCGGCCGCGCAGGCCTACGCCGAGCGCGTACACCGGCTCGGCCTGACCGAGGCCACCGCGCTGGCCGCCGTACGAGACGCACTGCGGGCCGCGTACGAGGCCGCTTAA
- a CDS encoding class I SAM-dependent methyltransferase, with protein sequence MVNEGGTNPGAGVDWDAESGTFDEEPDHGLRDPEVRGAWAARLRDWLPGTPGDLLDVGCGTGSLSLLASEQGHRVTGVDLAPRMVDLARAKLAGRDAAFLVGDAVAPPVGEQRFDVLLSRHVLWTLPDPGRVLRHWRGLLRPGGRLVLVEGVWGTVSPVGISADQLATLLRPLLSDTADLRVEPLSDDGLLWGRKVDDERYAVVARF encoded by the coding sequence ATGGTGAACGAGGGCGGGACGAATCCAGGGGCGGGCGTCGACTGGGACGCGGAGTCCGGAACCTTCGACGAGGAGCCCGACCACGGGCTGCGCGACCCCGAGGTCCGTGGGGCCTGGGCCGCGCGGCTGCGGGACTGGCTGCCCGGGACGCCCGGTGATCTGCTCGACGTGGGATGCGGCACCGGCAGCCTCTCGCTCCTGGCGTCCGAACAGGGGCACCGGGTCACCGGGGTCGATCTCGCCCCACGCATGGTCGACCTGGCCCGGGCGAAGCTGGCCGGGCGGGACGCCGCGTTCCTCGTCGGCGACGCGGTGGCACCGCCCGTGGGCGAGCAGCGCTTCGACGTCCTGCTCAGCCGACACGTTCTGTGGACGCTGCCCGATCCCGGGCGCGTGCTGCGGCACTGGCGCGGACTGCTGCGCCCGGGAGGGCGGCTGGTGCTCGTCGAAGGGGTGTGGGGAACCGTGAGCCCGGTCGGGATATCCGCCGATCAACTGGCCACCCTGCTCCGGCCCCTGCTGTCCGACACCGCCGACCTGCGCGTGGAGCCGTTGTCGGACGACGGGCTGCTGTGGGGCCGGAAGGTCGACGACGAGCGGTACGCGGTGGTGGCCCGCTTCTGA
- a CDS encoding DUF402 domain-containing protein produces MSVTSADTPGSLEVVLVKAGRTKISYPAELLADDGTRVVVRAPWAGDGVRDFGFVRFEKGDVFTEYYWRDRWYSVKEVRDSTGERKGWYCDITRPATVSEGRLVVEDLDLDLWRSADGTDVLRLDEDEFAESGLSTTDPAAAAAAEKALDDLERLAREGGFEALLT; encoded by the coding sequence ATGTCCGTGACCTCGGCTGACACGCCCGGCTCGTTGGAGGTCGTGCTCGTCAAGGCGGGCCGTACGAAGATCAGTTACCCGGCCGAGCTGCTCGCCGACGACGGCACCCGGGTGGTCGTACGGGCCCCCTGGGCGGGAGACGGCGTCCGCGACTTCGGCTTCGTGCGGTTCGAGAAGGGCGACGTCTTCACCGAGTACTACTGGCGGGACCGCTGGTACTCGGTGAAGGAGGTCCGGGACTCCACGGGTGAACGCAAGGGCTGGTACTGCGACATCACCCGCCCGGCCACCGTCTCCGAGGGCCGGCTGGTCGTCGAGGACCTCGACCTGGACCTGTGGCGCTCGGCCGACGGCACGGACGTATTGCGTCTGGACGAGGACGAGTTCGCGGAGAGCGGTCTGTCGACCACCGACCCGGCCGCCGCGGCCGCGGCCGAGAAGGCCCTGGACGACCTCGAACGCCTCGCCCGCGAGGGCGGCTTCGAGGCACTCCTGACCTAG
- a CDS encoding DUF5925 domain-containing protein produces MSANPHDALPIRLNVDDSDSPSDVVDALFLGRFATGEQPHSHAANIDRVRSGATLLPPGARVLRSARDDDRSATLAEGDGWTLLVSRWNRGADVTVTATSVELAEKVLKQATDGATDEPEPQPENVTMGFWYVSPRRGPHRTTRQISAGTWEEVRPNYTAPVADAMDRLMKTTPEDIAGRLLLLHGPPGTGKTSALRTLARSWRDWCQVDCVLDPERLFSDVGYLMDIAIGEEDGTGKGRWRLLLLEDCDELIRGEAKHTAGQALSRLLNLTDGLLGQGRNVLVGVTTNEDLERLHPAVVRPGRCLARIEVGALTRREAVGWLGTEEGVSREGATLAELYALRRGTTPTSVPDQREGADAGLYL; encoded by the coding sequence ATGTCTGCGAACCCACACGACGCTCTGCCGATCAGGCTCAACGTCGACGACAGCGACTCGCCGTCGGACGTCGTCGACGCGCTGTTCCTCGGTCGCTTCGCGACGGGCGAGCAGCCGCACTCGCACGCGGCGAACATCGACCGCGTACGGTCGGGGGCCACCCTGCTCCCGCCCGGTGCCCGGGTGCTGCGTTCCGCCCGCGACGACGACCGCAGCGCCACCCTCGCCGAGGGCGACGGCTGGACGCTTCTGGTGTCCCGCTGGAACCGCGGCGCCGACGTCACGGTGACGGCCACCAGCGTCGAGCTGGCCGAGAAGGTACTGAAGCAGGCCACGGACGGCGCCACGGACGAACCGGAACCGCAGCCGGAGAACGTGACGATGGGCTTCTGGTACGTGTCGCCGCGCCGGGGACCGCACCGCACGACCCGGCAGATCTCGGCGGGCACCTGGGAGGAGGTCCGCCCCAACTACACGGCGCCGGTGGCGGACGCCATGGACCGGCTGATGAAGACGACCCCGGAGGACATCGCGGGCCGGCTGCTGCTGCTCCACGGGCCGCCCGGCACCGGGAAGACCTCCGCACTGCGCACACTGGCCCGTTCCTGGCGCGACTGGTGCCAGGTGGACTGTGTGCTGGACCCCGAGCGGCTCTTCTCCGACGTCGGTTATCTGATGGACATCGCGATCGGCGAGGAGGACGGCACCGGCAAGGGCCGCTGGCGGCTTCTCCTGCTGGAGGACTGCGACGAACTGATCCGCGGCGAGGCGAAGCACACCGCGGGCCAGGCCCTGTCCCGGCTGCTCAACCTCACCGACGGGCTGCTCGGCCAGGGCCGCAACGTCCTCGTCGGCGTCACGACCAACGAGGACCTGGAGCGTCTGCACCCCGCGGTCGTCCGCCCCGGCCGCTGCCTCGCCCGGATCGAGGTCGGAGCGCTCACCCGCCGGGAGGCGGTGGGCTGGCTGGGCACCGAGGAAGGAGTCTCCCGCGAGGGCGCGACCCTGGCAGAGCTGTACGCACTGCGCCGCGGAACGACCCCGACATCGGTCCCGGACCAACGCGAGGGGGCGGATGCGGGGTTGTACCTGTAG